One stretch of Deinococcus carri DNA includes these proteins:
- a CDS encoding prephenate dehydratase — protein MSGQGTVPHEVKQTEQTGAPHLTVAFQGNPGAYGEIAALHALGSAGIPHAGVTTRGFPTFHEVARAVESGEADYGVLPVENSLMGAIHQAIDLLTETELHVAGEVVVRVTHCLMALPGVRLEDVRKVASQQPALDQCTGLIRQYGLQPVAAHDTAGSAKDLAARGARDEAAIASARAAELYGLEILAREIEDEPFNFTRFMLLSCQEPAHADVPHKTSLVFAVRHTPGFLVETLNELRGLNLSRIESRPRRDRAWSYLMYVDIEGDARDPQVAQALAGVLRKASYAKIIGSYPMARETVG, from the coding sequence ATGAGTGGTCAGGGGACCGTGCCGCACGAGGTGAAGCAGACAGAGCAGACGGGCGCACCGCACCTCACGGTCGCCTTTCAGGGCAATCCCGGGGCCTACGGCGAGATCGCGGCGCTGCACGCCCTGGGCAGCGCGGGGATTCCCCACGCGGGCGTCACCACACGCGGCTTTCCCACCTTTCACGAGGTCGCGCGGGCGGTGGAGAGCGGCGAGGCCGACTACGGCGTGCTGCCGGTCGAGAACAGTCTGATGGGCGCGATTCACCAGGCCATCGACCTCCTGACCGAGACGGAGTTGCATGTGGCGGGCGAGGTGGTGGTGCGTGTCACCCACTGCCTGATGGCGCTCCCCGGCGTCCGGCTGGAGGACGTGCGGAAGGTCGCCAGCCAGCAGCCCGCGCTGGACCAGTGTACCGGCCTGATCCGCCAGTACGGCCTGCAACCCGTCGCCGCGCACGACACCGCCGGAAGCGCCAAGGACCTCGCGGCGCGGGGGGCACGCGACGAGGCCGCCATCGCCTCCGCCCGCGCCGCCGAGCTGTACGGCCTGGAGATTCTGGCCCGCGAGATCGAGGACGAACCCTTCAACTTCACGCGCTTCATGCTGCTGTCGTGCCAGGAACCCGCCCACGCCGACGTGCCGCACAAGACCAGTCTGGTCTTCGCCGTGCGCCACACCCCCGGCTTTCTGGTCGAGACGCTGAACGAGCTGCGCGGCCTGAACCTCTCGCGCATCGAATCGCGCCCCCGCCGCGACCGCGCCTGGAGTTACCTGATGTACGTGGACATCGAGGGAGACGCCCGCGACCCGCAGGTGGCGCAGGCCCTTGCCGGGGTGCTGAGAAAGGCCAGTTACGCGAAGATCATCGGGAGTTACCCGATGGCGCGGGAGACGGTGGGGTGA
- a CDS encoding HAD family hydrolase, whose amino-acid sequence MKLLIWDFDGTLAHRPSMWSGTLLHVLGEVHPGHQVKPEHLRPWLQTGFRWHAPEDEYPVLPAHAWWGELHPVFEQAYQAAGLDATVARRLAGEVQRHYTDPQHWEVYPDTGTTLEHLSVLGWRHVILTNHVPEFRELLKALGLSGHFLQVFNSAETGFEKPHPRAFRLVLESLGEAKQVCMIGDNIRADVQGARAVGLPAVLVRKNDPAAQWQCTDLSSLPGQLDAIFAD is encoded by the coding sequence GTGAAGCTCCTCATCTGGGACTTCGACGGCACCCTGGCCCACCGACCCAGCATGTGGAGTGGCACCCTTCTGCATGTGCTCGGTGAAGTTCATCCAGGCCATCAGGTGAAACCGGAGCATCTCCGGCCCTGGCTCCAGACGGGCTTCCGCTGGCATGCGCCCGAGGATGAATACCCCGTCTTGCCCGCCCATGCCTGGTGGGGCGAACTCCATCCCGTGTTTGAGCAGGCCTACCAGGCGGCCGGCCTCGACGCCACGGTGGCTCGCAGGTTGGCGGGCGAGGTTCAGCGGCACTACACTGACCCGCAGCACTGGGAGGTCTATCCCGATACGGGAACGACGCTGGAACATCTGAGCGTCCTGGGCTGGCGGCACGTCATTCTGACCAACCATGTGCCAGAGTTCCGTGAGTTACTGAAAGCCCTGGGCCTGAGTGGGCACTTCTTACAGGTCTTCAACTCCGCAGAAACGGGATTCGAGAAACCTCATCCACGAGCTTTCCGCCTTGTCCTGGAATCACTGGGGGAGGCGAAGCAGGTCTGCATGATTGGCGACAACATCAGGGCCGATGTTCAGGGGGCGCGGGCTGTGGGGCTTCCCGCGGTCCTGGTCAGGAAAAACGACCCGGCTGCTCAGTGGCAATGCACCGACCTCTCCAGCCTTCCGGGCCAGCTCGACGCCATTTTTGCGGACTAG
- a CDS encoding amidase family protein, producing MSVPHLPDPILDLDAAALSAAVRRGDLTALEVTRAYLSRLRSYNPRLHAVITVNEAAEADAERLDTLPEDQRGPLHGVPLLIKDNIDVAGLPTTAGSLLMTRHVPQADAPLVARLRAAGAVILGKANLTEWANFMTLGMPNGYSGAGGQTVNPWGAGLDTGGSSSGSGAAVAARLCAAAIGTETSGSILSPAQQSGVIGLKPTVGLIPRTGVVPISHSQDTAGPITRSVRDAALLLGVMAGPDDADSASRRLPVPDLTLQADALAGAHIGVLRDPPGGPVSEAERAALACAEAALAKAGATLQDVMLPSAPELSGWRLEVLVYEFKHDLNAYLAGVRDGPRSLADIIEANDADPERLQRYGQTLLHAAQGTRGDLSERAYREARARDLDQTRTRGLDPLFALGLDALLWPGLHGYAVGAKAGYPSVTVPTGLHEAAPTGVLLTGPAGSDGRLLALAADLNLRLGGVQFPPDPA from the coding sequence GTGTCTGTCCCTCACCTGCCCGACCCCATCCTCGACCTCGACGCGGCGGCCCTCAGCGCCGCAGTTCGCCGGGGGGACCTGACGGCGCTGGAAGTGACCCGCGCCTACCTGTCGCGCCTTCGGTCTTATAACCCTCGCCTGCACGCCGTCATCACCGTCAACGAGGCCGCCGAGGCCGACGCGGAGCGGCTGGACACCCTCCCCGAGGATCAGCGCGGGCCGCTGCACGGCGTCCCCCTCCTGATCAAGGACAACATTGACGTGGCGGGCCTGCCCACCACTGCCGGCAGCCTGCTGATGACACGGCATGTCCCGCAGGCCGATGCGCCGCTGGTCGCCCGGTTGCGGGCCGCCGGGGCCGTGATTCTGGGCAAGGCCAACCTGACCGAGTGGGCCAACTTCATGACGCTGGGGATGCCCAACGGGTACTCGGGGGCGGGGGGGCAGACCGTGAATCCCTGGGGCGCAGGGCTGGACACGGGCGGCAGCTCCAGCGGCAGCGGCGCAGCGGTCGCGGCCCGGTTGTGCGCGGCCGCCATCGGCACCGAAACCAGCGGCAGCATCCTGAGTCCCGCGCAGCAGAGCGGCGTGATCGGCCTGAAACCGACGGTGGGCCTGATTCCGCGCACGGGCGTCGTGCCCATCAGCCACAGTCAGGACACCGCTGGGCCGATCACCCGCAGCGTCCGCGACGCGGCCCTGCTCCTGGGCGTGATGGCCGGACCCGACGATGCCGACTCCGCCAGCCGCCGCCTCCCGGTACCCGACCTGACCCTGCAAGCGGACGCCCTGGCGGGTGCCCATATCGGCGTCCTGCGCGACCCGCCTGGCGGTCCCGTTAGCGAGGCCGAGCGGGCGGCCCTGGCCTGCGCCGAGGCCGCCCTGGCGAAGGCGGGCGCGACCTTGCAGGACGTGATGTTGCCGAGTGCCCCCGAACTCAGCGGCTGGCGGCTGGAGGTGCTGGTCTACGAGTTCAAGCACGACCTGAACGCCTACCTCGCGGGTGTGCGGGACGGCCCCCGCAGCCTGGCCGACATCATCGAGGCGAACGACGCCGACCCCGAACGCCTCCAGCGCTACGGGCAGACGCTGCTGCACGCCGCCCAGGGCACGCGGGGCGACCTCAGCGAGCGGGCCTACCGCGAGGCGCGCGCCCGCGACCTCGACCAGACGCGCACGCGCGGCCTCGACCCCCTCTTTGCCCTGGGCCTGGACGCACTGCTGTGGCCCGGTCTGCACGGCTACGCGGTGGGCGCGAAGGCGGGCTATCCCAGCGTGACGGTGCCCACCGGCCTGCATGAGGCGGCCCCGACGGGCGTGCTGCTCACCGGCCCGGCGGGCAGCGACGGCCGCCTGCTCGCGCTGGCCGCCGACCTGAACCTCCGTCTGGGGGGCGTGCAGTTCCCCCCCGACCCCGCCTGA
- a CDS encoding SDR family oxidoreductase: MTQPQTTPTEPSVTCRRFENAVVIVTGAASGIGLAAARRFAQEGGRLVIADLNGEQATQAAAEVRAAGAPDALGVACDVSDPAQVEACVQQTVTHFGQLDVIVNNAGLMTFKPLTELNVQDWQRVLAVDLLGAFSFIRQAFEVMKPGGAVVNVSSIHARETEALVAPYAAAKAALLSLTRSAAIEGGPRGIRVNAVLPGAVDTPMLWNNPNVKSGVEKINPADVGQPADLAAAIAFLASRDAAFVQGTGLVVDGGRLDHL, from the coding sequence ATGACGCAACCCCAGACCACCCCGACCGAACCCTCCGTGACGTGCCGCCGCTTCGAGAATGCCGTCGTGATCGTGACGGGGGCGGCCAGTGGCATCGGCCTGGCGGCGGCGCGCCGCTTCGCGCAGGAGGGGGGCCGCCTGGTGATTGCCGACCTGAACGGCGAGCAGGCCACGCAGGCCGCCGCCGAGGTCCGCGCCGCCGGTGCCCCCGATGCGCTGGGCGTGGCGTGTGACGTCTCGGACCCGGCCCAGGTCGAGGCCTGCGTGCAGCAGACTGTCACGCACTTCGGCCAGCTCGACGTGATCGTGAACAACGCCGGGCTGATGACCTTCAAGCCCCTCACCGAACTGAACGTGCAGGACTGGCAGCGCGTGCTGGCCGTGGACCTGCTGGGGGCCTTTTCCTTTATCCGCCAGGCCTTCGAGGTAATGAAGCCCGGCGGCGCGGTCGTCAACGTGTCCAGCATCCACGCGCGCGAAACCGAGGCGCTGGTGGCCCCCTACGCCGCCGCCAAGGCCGCCCTGCTGTCACTGACCCGCAGCGCCGCCATCGAGGGCGGGCCGCGCGGCATCCGCGTGAACGCCGTCCTGCCCGGCGCGGTGGACACCCCGATGCTGTGGAACAACCCCAACGTGAAAAGCGGCGTCGAGAAGATCAACCCCGCCGACGTGGGCCAGCCCGCCGACCTCGCCGCGGCCATCGCCTTTCTGGCCTCGCGCGACGCCGCCTTCGTGCAGGGGACGGGGCTGGTGGTGGATGGGGGGAGGCTGGATCATCTGTGA
- a CDS encoding family 1 glycosylhydrolase yields the protein MIYFMFATGIENSYPTIQGGRVRQDEMAKCRHYDFWQKDFDLVSELGISFLRYGPPIHTTWTGPDRYDWSFADETFAGLRARNITPIVDLCHFGVPDWVGNFQNPDFPEQFARYAGAFARRFPWVQLYTPVNEMYVCALFSARYGWWNEQLSTDPAFVTALKHIVRANILAMHAILRERPDAIFIQSESSEYFHAENPQAIGRAETLNAVRFLSLDLNYGQQVSSEMYEYLLDNGMTRDEYHFFLRHNLKHHCIMGNDYYVTNEHLVHPDGQTEASGEIFGYSVITNQYYARYGLPVMHTETNFTQGPAGDEAVRWLRKEWANVLRVRNDGLPIVGFTWYSLTDQVDWDSALRENNGNVNPLGLYDLDRNIRPVGEAYRRLIGEWCDVLPTQSVVLTVPVFPPSQQGGEAVQNAQAQARVFQQVSQATTPTQTDPTPRAVTPEPPPPQPPQTTAAQATPAQTPAPQKGQPS from the coding sequence TTGATTTACTTCATGTTCGCCACCGGCATCGAGAACTCCTATCCCACGATCCAGGGCGGCCGGGTCCGGCAGGACGAGATGGCAAAATGCCGCCACTACGACTTCTGGCAGAAGGATTTCGACCTCGTGTCCGAACTGGGCATCTCGTTTCTGCGCTATGGGCCGCCCATCCACACGACCTGGACCGGGCCGGACCGCTACGACTGGTCCTTTGCAGACGAGACGTTCGCGGGGCTGCGGGCGCGGAACATCACGCCCATCGTGGACCTGTGCCATTTCGGGGTGCCGGACTGGGTGGGGAACTTCCAGAACCCCGACTTCCCGGAACAGTTCGCGCGTTACGCCGGGGCCTTTGCGCGGCGCTTTCCCTGGGTGCAGCTCTACACGCCGGTCAACGAGATGTACGTCTGCGCGCTCTTCTCGGCCCGCTACGGCTGGTGGAACGAGCAGCTCAGCACCGACCCCGCCTTCGTGACGGCCCTCAAGCACATCGTCCGGGCCAACATCCTCGCCATGCACGCCATCCTCAGGGAACGCCCCGACGCCATCTTTATCCAGAGCGAGTCCTCGGAGTACTTTCACGCCGAGAACCCCCAGGCCATCGGGCGCGCCGAGACGCTCAACGCGGTGCGTTTTCTGTCGCTGGACCTCAATTACGGCCAACAGGTCAGTTCGGAAATGTACGAATACCTGCTGGACAACGGCATGACGCGGGACGAGTACCACTTCTTCCTGCGCCACAACCTCAAGCACCACTGCATCATGGGCAACGACTACTACGTCACCAACGAGCACCTCGTTCACCCGGACGGGCAGACGGAGGCGAGCGGGGAAATCTTCGGGTACTCGGTGATCACCAACCAGTACTACGCCCGCTACGGCCTCCCCGTGATGCACACCGAGACGAACTTCACCCAGGGGCCAGCCGGGGACGAGGCGGTGCGCTGGCTGCGCAAGGAGTGGGCCAACGTGCTGCGGGTGCGCAACGACGGCCTGCCCATCGTGGGCTTCACCTGGTATTCCCTCACCGATCAGGTGGACTGGGACTCGGCCCTGCGCGAGAACAACGGGAACGTGAATCCGCTGGGCCTGTACGACCTGGACCGCAACATCCGGCCCGTCGGGGAGGCATACCGCCGACTGATTGGCGAGTGGTGCGACGTGCTGCCCACCCAGAGCGTCGTGCTGACGGTCCCGGTCTTCCCGCCCAGCCAGCAGGGGGGCGAGGCCGTGCAGAACGCCCAGGCCCAGGCGCGCGTCTTTCAGCAGGTCAGCCAGGCGACAACTCCCACCCAGACCGACCCGACCCCGCGGGCTGTGACCCCCGAACCTCCTCCTCCCCAGCCTCCCCAGACCACAGCAGCTCAGGCCACACCCGCTCAGACCCCAGCACCACAGAAAGGCCAGCCATCATGA
- the metH gene encoding methionine synthase — MADTRDIRAHARERILVLDGAWGTMLQRAGLTEGDFRWDSADPMRMYRGNFDLLQLTRPEVIREVHRAYFEAGADIASTNTFNSTVISQADYGTEHLARAMNEAGARLAREVADEFEARDGRPRWVAGSVGPTNRTATLSPDVERPEFRNVTFDDLVAAYVEQVEGLIAGGADLILIETVFDTLNAKAALFACEEAFAQTGKTLPIMLSGTITDASGRTLSGQTPEAFVVSTEHAGVFSVGLNCALGADLLRPHLRAIAANAETLVSVHPNAGLPNAFGEYDETPGHTAAVLRSFAEEGLVNIVGGCCGTTPDHIRAIAEAVADLPPRTAPRLPPYLRLSGLEAFTVTPETNFVNVGERTNVTGSPKFSKAILAGDYDAGLGIARQQVQNGAQLVDVNFDEGMLDGEAAMVKFLNLLAGEPDISRVPLMLDSSRWEILEAGLKRVQGKAVVNSISLKDGEEKFLERARLLRRYGAAAVVMAFDEQGQADNLERRIEITSRAYRLLTEQATFPPQDIIFDPNVLTVATGMEEHDRYALDFIEATRWIKANLPGALVSGGISNVSFSFRGNNHVREAMHAVFLYHAIRAGLDMGIVNAGMLAVYEDIEPQLRDAVEDVILARRPDATERLIHLAESYKDVKREAGQQSAWRELPVAERLKHALVSGITDHVVEDAEEAYQLLGSPLAVIEGPLMDGMNVVGDLFGAGKMFLPQVVKSARVMKRAVAHLTPYLEAQKAAGGQSGKGKVLLATVKGDVHDIGKNIVGVVLACNGYQVTDLGVMVPTEKVLDTARELGADVIGLSGLITPSLDEMVNVAREMTRRGLDTPLLIGGATTSRAHTAVKIDPAYSGTVVHVADASRAVGVVGDLLSQPEALRERVREEYAALRERHGERKVRLIPLAQARARAPRLSPALPPAPREPGRHIIEQPIAELLDYIDWTPFFIAWEMKGIYPNILTDPLRGAEARSLFGDAQALLKRIVDEGLLTARGVIGLWEARRVGDDIEVFAEGGRQKAEGQDSESGSLTGPSAISHQPSAFLHTLRQQRDQPTPTTALADFVALKGDHLGAFAVAIHGAEELARGFEAQHDDYSAILVKALADRLAEAFAEKLHRDVRVRYWGYAEDEALGNDDLIRERYQGIRPAPGYPAQPDHTEKRTLFGLLGAEEVGLSLTESGAMFPAAAVSGLYFAHPDAHYFAVGRIGRDQVEDYAERKGWTLSVAERWLGPILAYDPAVSDRQTVEPSTERSVRPLDPLTARPAASGGAR, encoded by the coding sequence GTGGCGGACACACGCGACATTCGCGCACACGCGCGGGAACGGATTCTGGTGCTGGACGGCGCGTGGGGCACCATGCTCCAGCGCGCGGGGCTGACGGAAGGGGACTTCCGCTGGGACAGCGCTGACCCCATGAGGATGTACCGGGGCAACTTCGACCTGCTGCAACTCACCCGGCCCGAGGTCATTCGCGAGGTCCACCGCGCCTATTTCGAGGCGGGGGCGGACATCGCCAGCACGAACACCTTCAATTCGACCGTGATCTCGCAGGCGGACTACGGGACCGAGCATCTGGCCCGCGCCATGAACGAGGCGGGGGCGCGGCTGGCCCGCGAGGTCGCCGACGAGTTCGAGGCCCGCGACGGGCGGCCCCGTTGGGTGGCCGGGTCGGTGGGGCCGACCAACCGCACCGCCACCCTCTCGCCCGACGTGGAGCGGCCCGAGTTCCGCAACGTGACCTTCGACGATCTGGTCGCCGCCTACGTGGAGCAGGTGGAGGGGCTGATTGCGGGCGGGGCGGACCTGATCCTGATTGAAACGGTGTTCGACACACTGAACGCGAAGGCGGCCCTGTTCGCCTGCGAGGAAGCCTTTGCGCAGACGGGCAAGACGCTGCCCATCATGCTGTCGGGCACCATCACGGACGCCTCGGGACGCACGCTGAGCGGGCAGACGCCGGAGGCCTTTGTGGTCAGCACCGAACACGCAGGCGTCTTCAGCGTGGGGCTGAACTGCGCGCTGGGAGCCGACCTGCTGCGGCCCCACCTGCGGGCGATTGCGGCCAACGCCGAAACGCTGGTCAGCGTCCACCCCAACGCGGGCCTCCCCAACGCCTTCGGGGAGTACGACGAGACGCCGGGACACACGGCGGCGGTGCTGCGCTCCTTTGCCGAGGAGGGCCTGGTCAACATCGTGGGCGGCTGCTGCGGCACGACGCCCGACCACATCCGCGCGATTGCGGAGGCGGTGGCGGACCTGCCCCCGCGCACCGCGCCCCGTCTCCCGCCCTACCTGCGCCTCAGCGGCCTGGAAGCCTTCACCGTCACCCCCGAAACCAACTTCGTGAACGTGGGCGAGCGGACCAACGTGACCGGCAGCCCGAAGTTCAGCAAGGCCATTCTGGCGGGCGACTACGACGCGGGCCTGGGGATTGCGCGTCAGCAGGTGCAAAACGGCGCGCAGCTCGTGGACGTGAACTTCGACGAGGGGATGCTCGACGGCGAGGCCGCGATGGTCAAGTTCCTGAACCTGCTCGCCGGGGAGCCGGACATCTCGCGCGTGCCGCTGATGCTCGATTCCTCCCGCTGGGAGATTCTGGAAGCGGGCCTCAAGCGGGTACAGGGCAAGGCGGTGGTGAACAGCATTTCCCTCAAGGACGGCGAGGAGAAGTTCCTGGAACGCGCCCGGCTGCTGCGGCGCTACGGGGCGGCGGCGGTGGTGATGGCCTTCGACGAGCAGGGCCAGGCGGACAATCTGGAACGCCGCATCGAGATCACCTCCCGCGCCTACCGCCTGCTGACCGAGCAGGCCACCTTCCCTCCCCAGGACATCATCTTCGACCCCAACGTGCTGACGGTGGCGACGGGGATGGAGGAACACGACCGCTACGCGCTGGACTTTATCGAGGCGACCCGCTGGATCAAGGCGAACCTGCCGGGGGCGCTGGTGTCGGGCGGCATTTCCAACGTGTCCTTCAGCTTCCGCGGCAACAACCACGTCCGCGAGGCGATGCACGCCGTCTTCCTGTACCACGCCATCCGCGCGGGGCTGGATATGGGCATCGTGAACGCGGGTATGCTCGCCGTGTACGAGGACATCGAGCCGCAGCTGCGCGACGCGGTGGAGGACGTGATCCTGGCCCGCCGCCCGGACGCCACCGAGCGCCTGATCCATCTCGCCGAGAGCTACAAGGACGTGAAACGCGAGGCGGGCCAGCAGAGTGCCTGGCGTGAACTGCCCGTGGCCGAGCGCCTCAAGCACGCGCTGGTCAGCGGCATCACCGACCACGTGGTCGAGGATGCGGAGGAGGCCTATCAACTCCTCGGCTCGCCACTGGCGGTCATCGAGGGACCGCTGATGGACGGCATGAACGTGGTGGGGGACCTGTTCGGGGCCGGGAAGATGTTTCTGCCGCAGGTGGTCAAGTCGGCTCGCGTGATGAAGCGCGCGGTGGCCCACCTCACGCCCTACCTCGAAGCCCAGAAGGCGGCGGGCGGGCAGAGCGGCAAGGGCAAGGTGCTGCTGGCGACCGTGAAGGGCGACGTGCACGACATCGGCAAGAACATCGTGGGCGTGGTGCTGGCCTGCAACGGCTATCAGGTGACCGACCTCGGCGTGATGGTCCCCACCGAGAAGGTTCTGGACACCGCGCGCGAGCTGGGGGCGGACGTGATCGGCCTCTCCGGCCTGATCACGCCCAGCCTCGACGAGATGGTGAACGTAGCCCGCGAGATGACCCGCCGGGGCCTGGACACCCCGCTGCTGATCGGCGGCGCGACCACCAGCCGCGCCCACACCGCCGTCAAGATCGACCCCGCCTATAGCGGCACGGTGGTCCACGTGGCCGATGCCAGCCGCGCGGTGGGTGTGGTGGGCGACCTCCTCTCGCAGCCGGAGGCCCTGCGCGAGCGCGTGCGGGAGGAATATGCCGCCCTGCGCGAACGGCACGGCGAGCGCAAGGTCCGCCTGATTCCCCTCGCGCAGGCCCGCGCCCGCGCGCCCCGCCTCTCCCCCGCCCTGCCCCCCGCCCCGCGCGAACCGGGCCGCCACATCATCGAGCAGCCCATCGCCGAGCTGCTGGACTACATTGACTGGACGCCCTTTTTCATCGCCTGGGAGATGAAGGGGATCTACCCCAACATCCTGACCGACCCCCTGCGCGGCGCGGAGGCCCGCAGCCTGTTCGGCGACGCGCAGGCCCTCCTGAAACGCATCGTGGACGAGGGGCTGCTGACGGCGCGCGGCGTGATCGGGTTGTGGGAGGCGCGGCGGGTGGGGGATGACATCGAGGTCTTTGCGGAAGGCGGAAGGCAGAAGGCAGAAGGCCAGGACAGCGAAAGCGGAAGCCTGACTGGGCCATCAGCCATCAGCCATCAGCCTTCTGCGTTCCTCCATACCCTCCGCCAGCAGCGCGACCAACCCACCCCCACGACCGCGCTGGCCGATTTCGTGGCGTTGAAGGGGGACCACCTCGGGGCGTTCGCGGTCGCCATCCACGGCGCGGAGGAACTCGCCCGCGGCTTCGAGGCGCAGCACGACGATTACAGCGCGATTCTGGTCAAGGCGCTGGCCGACCGGCTGGCCGAGGCGTTCGCGGAAAAGCTGCACCGCGACGTGCGCGTGCGCTACTGGGGCTACGCGGAGGACGAGGCACTGGGCAACGACGACCTGATCCGGGAACGCTACCAGGGCATCCGTCCGGCCCCCGGCTACCCCGCCCAGCCCGACCACACCGAGAAACGCACCCTTTTTGGCCTGCTGGGCGCGGAGGAGGTCGGCCTCTCGCTCACCGAGTCGGGGGCGATGTTTCCCGCCGCCGCCGTTTCGGGGCTGTACTTCGCCCACCCGGACGCGCACTACTTCGCGGTGGGCCGCATCGGGCGCGACCAGGTGGAGGACTACGCAGAGCGCAAGGGCTGGACGCTTTCGGTTGCGGAGCGGTGGCTGGGACCAATTCTGGCGTATGACCCGGCGGTGTCTGACCGCCAAACCGTCGAACCGTCGACCGAGCGTTCCGTTCGACCGTTAGACCCTTTGACCGCTAGACCCGCCGCCTCAGGCGGTGCCCGGTGA
- a CDS encoding methylenetetrahydrofolate reductase, which translates to MTRISIELVPRSRSGLRAELEAVAAHLPGVDTVNVVDLTRYSTRSWQGCTLARPRYRAIPHVRAVDLNPVEPLPMAETLTAAGIDEVLVITGDAPADMSSRVYDVDAVRAIRRFRRELPHVRVYAGLDPYRQSFAHERDYLERKLDAGACGFFTQPFFDLRLMDAYADLIPAEAEVWWGATSVLTDASLNYWRARNHAVFPRAFQPTLDWNRTFATQALTFARERGQHMYFMPVKADVRAYLEGIV; encoded by the coding sequence GTGACCCGCATCTCCATCGAACTCGTTCCCCGCAGCCGTTCGGGACTGCGGGCCGAGCTGGAGGCGGTCGCCGCGCATCTGCCGGGCGTGGACACGGTGAATGTGGTGGACCTGACCCGGTACTCCACGCGCTCGTGGCAGGGCTGCACGCTCGCCCGGCCCCGCTACCGGGCGATTCCGCACGTGCGGGCGGTGGACCTGAACCCGGTGGAACCACTCCCGATGGCCGAGACGCTGACCGCTGCGGGCATCGACGAGGTGCTGGTCATCACCGGGGACGCCCCCGCCGACATGAGTTCGCGTGTCTATGACGTTGACGCGGTGCGGGCCATCCGCCGCTTCCGGCGGGAGTTGCCACACGTGCGGGTCTACGCGGGCCTCGACCCTTACCGCCAGAGCTTCGCGCACGAGCGTGACTATCTGGAACGCAAGCTGGACGCGGGAGCCTGCGGTTTTTTCACCCAGCCCTTTTTCGACCTGCGCCTGATGGACGCCTATGCCGACCTGATTCCCGCGGAGGCCGAGGTGTGGTGGGGAGCCACCTCCGTGCTGACCGACGCCTCCCTCAATTACTGGCGGGCACGCAACCACGCCGTCTTTCCCCGCGCCTTCCAGCCTACCCTCGACTGGAACCGCACCTTTGCCACCCAGGCCCTCACCTTTGCCCGCGAGCGCGGCCAGCACATGTATTTCATGCCGGTGAAGGCGGACGTGCGGGCGTATCTGGAGGGGATTGTTTAG
- a CDS encoding MerR family transcriptional regulator: MSPAFPPDSDTTALFTPSEVEARTGVPAATLRQWERRYGFPAPSRNSSGYRLYSPRDLAQIEEMLGHLRAGVTASRAAQVVRASVPPPPQGASAAELVRLLLTADTPGAAALLSDAHAHLSVEDVLLKVMAPALAECGRRWERGEIRIAQVHQAAAFLRGRVSALLELAGRGSFGPHLLAACPPGEEHEIGLMMVTLVLRRQGARVEYLGANLPLGDLALYARQRQADALLLSLSGEWAWEAARAGQGELTALNMPLFYGGALLNAQPALAPALGGLYAGPDAREASEIILGHLRQNR, encoded by the coding sequence ATGTCCCCCGCGTTCCCGCCCGACTCCGACACCACGGCCCTGTTCACGCCGTCGGAGGTCGAGGCGCGGACCGGGGTGCCCGCCGCGACCCTGCGGCAGTGGGAGCGGCGCTACGGCTTTCCCGCACCCAGCCGCAACTCCAGCGGCTACCGGCTGTACTCGCCGCGCGATTTGGCCCAGATCGAGGAGATGCTGGGGCACCTGCGCGCCGGGGTGACGGCCAGCCGGGCCGCGCAAGTGGTCCGCGCTTCCGTTCCCCCACCACCGCAGGGCGCGTCCGCGGCAGAACTGGTCCGGCTCCTGCTGACCGCCGATACTCCGGGAGCGGCGGCGCTGCTGTCTGACGCCCACGCCCACCTCAGCGTCGAGGACGTGCTGCTGAAGGTGATGGCCCCGGCCCTGGCCGAGTGCGGACGGCGCTGGGAGCGCGGGGAAATCAGGATCGCGCAGGTGCATCAGGCCGCCGCGTTCCTGCGGGGCCGGGTGTCGGCCCTGCTGGAGTTGGCGGGGCGGGGCAGCTTCGGGCCACACCTGCTCGCCGCCTGCCCACCCGGCGAGGAACACGAGATCGGCCTGATGATGGTCACGCTGGTGCTGCGCCGCCAGGGCGCGCGGGTCGAGTACCTGGGCGCGAACCTGCCGCTCGGCGACCTGGCCCTCTACGCCCGCCAGCGGCAAGCCGACGCCCTGCTGCTCTCCCTCAGCGGCGAGTGGGCCTGGGAGGCCGCCCGCGCGGGACAGGGCGAACTCACGGCCCTGAACATGCCCCTCTTCTACGGCGGCGCACTGCTCAATGCCCAGCCCGCCCTCGCCCCGGCCCTGGGCGGCCTCTACGCGGGGCCGGACGCGCGGGAGGCCAGCGAGATCATCCTCGGGCACCTGCGGCAGAACCGGTAG